Proteins from a genomic interval of Stenotrophomonas maltophilia R551-3:
- a CDS encoding pseudouridine synthase produces the protein MLIAFNKPFNVLCQFTDRSVPPRPTLAGFGLPPRVYAAGRLDHDSEGLLLLTDNGTLAHKLTDPKHKADKTYWVQVEGMPSDEQLQQLRTGVVLNDGPTLPAKIERLDPAPSLWTRDPPVRFRKTVPDSWLAITIREGRNRQVRRMTAAVNLPTLRLVRVSMGPYRLDDLQPGQWRQIG, from the coding sequence ATGCTGATTGCCTTCAACAAGCCCTTCAACGTGCTCTGCCAGTTCACCGACCGCAGCGTGCCGCCGCGGCCGACGCTGGCCGGGTTCGGCCTGCCGCCGCGCGTGTATGCCGCCGGGCGCCTGGACCATGACAGCGAGGGCCTGCTGCTGTTGACCGACAACGGTACGCTGGCGCACAAGCTGACCGACCCGAAGCACAAGGCGGATAAGACCTACTGGGTGCAGGTGGAAGGCATGCCCAGCGACGAACAGCTGCAGCAGCTTCGCACGGGCGTGGTGCTCAATGACGGGCCGACCCTGCCGGCGAAGATCGAGCGCCTCGATCCGGCGCCGTCGCTGTGGACGCGTGATCCGCCGGTTCGCTTCCGCAAGACCGTACCCGACAGCTGGCTGGCGATCACGATCCGCGAGGGCCGCAACCGCCAGGTGCGGCGGATGACTGCGGCGGTGAACCTGCCGACGCTGCGGCTGGTACGCGTGTCGATGGGGCCGTACCGGCTGGACGACCTGCAGCCGGGGCAGTGGCGGCAGATCGGTTGA
- a CDS encoding class I SAM-dependent methyltransferase, with amino-acid sequence MMPASSLRGCRLLLASALLAAVPAFAAPATVAPAKIQVSPAIDAAVKASTRDANNVKRDGYRHPAQTLSFFKVAPEKTVIEITPGNGWYSEILAPLLHDKGHYVAAVVDPMAVAEGRGRDYQQRSRDSLEKKYAAAPAQFGKTAVVAYDPAKPVFGPASSADVVLTFRNVHNWRKAGQAQGMFQGFFNVLKPGGVLGVVEHRAKADVADDDDTGYVGQQQVIAMAEAAGFKLDARSEVNANPRDTKDHPNGVWTLPPTNQHDKADDAKYQDIGESDRMTLRFIKP; translated from the coding sequence ATGATGCCTGCTTCGTCCCTGCGTGGTTGCCGCCTGCTGCTTGCTTCGGCCCTGCTTGCCGCTGTTCCCGCGTTCGCCGCACCGGCCACGGTAGCGCCGGCGAAGATCCAGGTGTCACCGGCCATCGATGCGGCGGTGAAGGCGTCGACCCGTGATGCCAACAACGTCAAGCGCGATGGCTATCGTCATCCGGCGCAGACGCTGTCGTTCTTCAAGGTGGCGCCGGAAAAGACCGTCATCGAGATCACCCCCGGCAACGGCTGGTACTCGGAGATCCTGGCGCCGCTGCTGCACGACAAGGGCCACTACGTTGCCGCCGTGGTCGATCCGATGGCCGTTGCCGAAGGCCGTGGCCGTGACTACCAGCAGCGCAGCCGCGACAGCCTGGAAAAGAAGTACGCCGCTGCGCCGGCCCAGTTCGGCAAGACCGCCGTGGTCGCCTACGATCCGGCCAAGCCGGTGTTCGGCCCGGCCAGTTCAGCCGACGTGGTGCTGACCTTCCGCAACGTGCACAACTGGCGCAAGGCCGGCCAGGCGCAGGGCATGTTCCAGGGCTTCTTCAACGTGCTCAAGCCGGGCGGCGTGCTGGGCGTGGTCGAGCATCGCGCCAAGGCCGATGTGGCCGACGACGATGACACCGGCTATGTCGGCCAGCAGCAGGTGATCGCGATGGCCGAAGCCGCCGGCTTCAAGCTGGACGCGCGCAGCGAGGTCAATGCCAACCCGCGTGACACCAAGGACCACCCGAACGGCGTGTGGACGCTGCCGCCGACCAACCAGCACGACAAGGCCGATGATGCGAAGTACCAGGACATTGGCGAAAGCGACCGCATGACCCTGCGCTTCATCAAGCCGTAA